In Drosophila nasuta strain 15112-1781.00 chromosome 4, ASM2355853v1, whole genome shotgun sequence, a single genomic region encodes these proteins:
- the LOC132794952 gene encoding protein pangolin isoform X3 — MDKDCINDPAKLHSLDYTELISKQNINIRTENKIPEEVLIESGSQSPSVSQQQKQSQTVTSESDNHCNESENECVKNANSIIMEHIFNNPLINNATSLTLKSENILRQQQYRELFQQWSKLDVDLTRGQSSWNHNRDTLLTRIYSNNCSSQHQNLLATQLMYAQFLQQPQQQRHEVMGRDLRFHLFEFPGLEKTSIETESSSSSSKITQDNNNNFRTLSDIAADDSFQSDRKEENINHILDDQREKYSKSPIGKQTFIDSRSNFFREQKNILFDIKKGLEKWALLCKKFQLNLSASRQAFRSPYDANDHDVDDEQRKLQDSSTALELTVQMQLKSNRKKIDNMILQVRRLYQQWSSAELYYIRSLQRLGLSPDIENGSCYVDRANPRQLTHDTMALAAIALSAECDRREVKHENFWNPSASHTQDPDIHSRSLHDIENIILAQAATVLNQKTSCNDQGENTDSNSDEEATPLCIWHPSSISDQRSEPIQLGCSTAAEIVLEFASKSRLQNTMISETNAPVQNPKDGMTKNCPVLNLSPITAHALKPENIVPCINDPSYLVDIQFPPTPSTPPTSSNSSCSTGPLGASSTSNNSGYHNRRKSRFARRIDIPATLLPNISATNNKKVFQDVVVSIANLPVCSKTSAATRTSIATSSSTVATVSTFQDRTLSNVLKTQYNSLTTANESKITNGNTPAGICTTKAGAPSNNCEGITVFDVPYDLSIGSRLQKINLDTKSSSNSQSNDCKDSSNDKKKPHIKKPLNAFMLYMKEMRAKVVAECTLKESAAINQILGRRWHELSREEQSKYYEKARQERQLHMELYPGWSARDNYGYVSKKKKRKKDRSTADSGGNNMKKCRARFGLDQQNQWCKPCSPVSGFPSARTEKYGQR; from the exons ATGGATAAGGACTGCATTAATGATCCTGCAAAATTACATTCCCTTGATTATACGGAACtgatttcaaaacaaaatataaatattagaaCTGAAAATAAGATTCCAGAAGAGGTTTTGATTGAATCTGGTTCCCAATCCCCATCAGtttcacaacaacaaaagcagagtCAAACAGTCACTAGCGAATCGGATAATCACTGCAATGAATCAGAGAATGAATGcgttaaaaatgcaaattcgaTTATTATGGAGCACATATTCAATAATCCATTGATTAATAATGCAACAAGTTTGACATTGAAGTCTGAAAATATATTACGTCAACAACAGTATCGTGAATTATTTCAGCAGTGGTCGAAACTGGACGTGGACCTGACACGTGGGCAATCCTCGTGGAATCACAATCGTGATACATTATTGACTCGTATTTACAGCAATAATTGCTCTTCACAACATCAAAATCTATTGGCAACTCAGTTGATGTATGCACAATTTCTgcagcaaccgcaacaacaacgccatGAAGTGATGGGAAGAGATCTTAGGTTTCATTTGTTTGAGTTCCCTGGATTGGAAAAAACGTCAATAGAAACTgaatcgtcgtcatcatcgtcgaaAATTACgcaggacaacaacaacaactttagaACTCTTAGTGATATTGCTGCTGACGATAGCTTTCAAAGTGATCGAAAAGAAGAGAACATTAATCATATCCTCGATGATCAGAGAGAAAAGTATTCGAAAAGTCCAATAGGAAAACAAACGTTCATTGACTCCAGGAGTAACTTTTTTCGGGAGCAAAAGAATATCCTTTTTGATATTAAGAAGGGCTTGGAAAAGTGGGCATTGCTTtgcaaaaaatttcaattaaatctaAGCGCGTCCCGACAAGCATTTAGATCCCCGTACGATGCTAACGATCATGACGTTGACGATGAACAACGAAAATTACAAGATTCAAGCACAGCACTTGAACTTACTgtccaaatgcaattaaagagtaatcggaaaaaaattgataatatGATATTGCAAGTGCGAAGGCTTTATCAGCAGTGGAGCAGCGCAGAACTTTACTATATACGAAGCTTGCAACGTCTTGGACTTTCACCAGATATTGAAAATGGTTCCTGCTATGTAGATCGAGCAAACCCACGTCAGCTTACACATGACACGATGGCACTAGCAGCAATTGCTCTATCTGCTGAATGTGATAGACGGGAAGTGAAGCacgaaaatttttggaatccGTCGGCATCCCACACGCAAGATCCCGATATACATTCACGCAGCTTGCACGACATTGAAAATATCATACTGGCACAAGCCGCAACGGTGCTCAATCAAAAAACCTCTTGCAATGATCAAGGTGAAAATACTGATAGTAATAGCGATGAAGAGGCGACGCCTCTGTGTATTTGGCATCCTAGCTCTATATCTGATCAACGCTCAGAACCAATTCAACTTGGCTGCAGTACTGCTGCGGAAATTGTGTTGGAATTCGCATCAAAATCTCGATTGCAGAATACCATGATAAGTGAAACAAATGCTCCTGTTCAAAATCCAAAAGATGGCATGACAAAGAATTGTCCGGTTTTAAACTTATCGCCAATAACTGCTCATGCACTTAAACCAGAAAACATTGTTCCTTGTATTAACGATCCCAGTTACTTGGTGGACATTCAATTCCCTCCAACGCCATCGACGCCACCGACCAGTAGTAACAGTAGTTGCTCAACGGGTCCGCTTGGTGCATCTTCTACTTCAAACAACAGTGGATATCATAATCGCCGGAAATCGCGATTTGCGCGTCGCATTGATATACCTGCAACATTATTACCAAATATCAGCGCAACGAATAATAAGAAGGTATTTCAAGACGTGGTCGTTTCAATTGCCAATCTGCCGGTGTGTTCAAAAACTTCAGCCGCTACTCGAACAAGCATCGCCACTTCCTCCTCAACAGTAGCAACTGTATCTACATTTCAAGACCGCACGCTTTCTAATGTGTTAAAGACTCAATATAACTCCTTGACGACGGCTAATGAGAGTAAAATTACAAATGGAAATACTCCAGCTGGAATTTGTACTACTAAAGCCGGTGCTCCTAGCAATAATTGTGAAGGTATCACTGTATTTGACGTCCCTTACGATTTGAGCATTGGAAGCCGTctacaaaaaat AAACTTGGATACCAAAAGCTCATCAAATTCGCAGTCAAATGACTGTAAAGATAGTTCGAATGATAAGAAGAAACCACATATTAAAAAAcctttaaatgcatttatgcTCTACATGAAAGAGATGCGTGCCAAAGTAGTTGCCGAATGTACACTGAAAGAGTCAGCAGCTATCAATCAGATTTTAGGAAGACGG TGGCACGAACTGTCCCGCGAAGAACAAAGCAAATATTACGAAAAGGCGCGCCAAGAGCGTCAATTGCATATGGAGTTGTATCCGGGGTGGAGCGCACGAGATAACTACGGTTACGtgtcaaaaaagaaaaagcgtAAAAAAGACAGATCGACTGCGGATTCGGGAG GTAACAATATGAAAAAGTGTCGAGCTCGATTTGGTCTGGATCAGCAAAATCAATGGTGCAAGCCCTGCAG
- the LOC132794952 gene encoding protein pangolin isoform X4, which yields MDKDCINDPAKLHSLDYTELISKQNINIRTENKIPEEVLIESGSQSPSVSQQQKQSQTVTSESDNHCNESENECVKNANSIIMEHIFNNPLINNATSLTLKSENILRQQQYRELFQQWSKLDVDLTRGQSSWNHNRDTLLTRIYSNNCSSQHQNLLATQLMYAQFLQQPQQQRHEVMGRDLRFHLFEFPGLEKTSIETESSSSSSKITQDNNNNFRTLSDIAADDSFQSDRKEENINHILDDQREKYSKSPIGKQTFIDSRSNFFREQKNILFDIKKGLEKWALLCKKFQLNLSASRQAFRSPYDANDHDVDDEQRKLQDSSTALELTVQMQLKSNRKKIDNMILQVRRLYQQWSSAELYYIRSLQRLGLSPDIENGSCYVDRANPRQLTHDTMALAAIALSAECDRREVKHENFWNPSASHTQDPDIHSRSLHDIENIILAQAATVLNQKTSCNDQGENTDSNSDEEATPLCIWHPSSISDQRSEPIQLGCSTAAEIVLEFASKSRLQNTMISETNAPVQNPKDGMTKNCPVLNLSPITAHALKPENIVPCINDPSYLVDIQFPPTPSTPPTSSNSSCSTGPLGASSTSNNSGYHNRRKSRFARRIDIPATLLPNISATNNKKVFQDVVVSIANLPVCSKTSAATRTSIATSSSTVATVSTFQDRTLSNVLKTQYNSLTTANESKITNGNTPAGICTTKAGAPSNNCEGITVFDVPYDLSIGSRLQKINLDTKSSSNSQSNDCKDSSNDKKKPHIKKPLNAFMLYMKEMRAKVVAECTLKESAAINQILGRRWHELSREEQSKYYEKARQERQLHMELYPGWSARDNYGYVSKKKKRKKDRSTADSGVACIGA from the exons ATGGATAAGGACTGCATTAATGATCCTGCAAAATTACATTCCCTTGATTATACGGAACtgatttcaaaacaaaatataaatattagaaCTGAAAATAAGATTCCAGAAGAGGTTTTGATTGAATCTGGTTCCCAATCCCCATCAGtttcacaacaacaaaagcagagtCAAACAGTCACTAGCGAATCGGATAATCACTGCAATGAATCAGAGAATGAATGcgttaaaaatgcaaattcgaTTATTATGGAGCACATATTCAATAATCCATTGATTAATAATGCAACAAGTTTGACATTGAAGTCTGAAAATATATTACGTCAACAACAGTATCGTGAATTATTTCAGCAGTGGTCGAAACTGGACGTGGACCTGACACGTGGGCAATCCTCGTGGAATCACAATCGTGATACATTATTGACTCGTATTTACAGCAATAATTGCTCTTCACAACATCAAAATCTATTGGCAACTCAGTTGATGTATGCACAATTTCTgcagcaaccgcaacaacaacgccatGAAGTGATGGGAAGAGATCTTAGGTTTCATTTGTTTGAGTTCCCTGGATTGGAAAAAACGTCAATAGAAACTgaatcgtcgtcatcatcgtcgaaAATTACgcaggacaacaacaacaactttagaACTCTTAGTGATATTGCTGCTGACGATAGCTTTCAAAGTGATCGAAAAGAAGAGAACATTAATCATATCCTCGATGATCAGAGAGAAAAGTATTCGAAAAGTCCAATAGGAAAACAAACGTTCATTGACTCCAGGAGTAACTTTTTTCGGGAGCAAAAGAATATCCTTTTTGATATTAAGAAGGGCTTGGAAAAGTGGGCATTGCTTtgcaaaaaatttcaattaaatctaAGCGCGTCCCGACAAGCATTTAGATCCCCGTACGATGCTAACGATCATGACGTTGACGATGAACAACGAAAATTACAAGATTCAAGCACAGCACTTGAACTTACTgtccaaatgcaattaaagagtaatcggaaaaaaattgataatatGATATTGCAAGTGCGAAGGCTTTATCAGCAGTGGAGCAGCGCAGAACTTTACTATATACGAAGCTTGCAACGTCTTGGACTTTCACCAGATATTGAAAATGGTTCCTGCTATGTAGATCGAGCAAACCCACGTCAGCTTACACATGACACGATGGCACTAGCAGCAATTGCTCTATCTGCTGAATGTGATAGACGGGAAGTGAAGCacgaaaatttttggaatccGTCGGCATCCCACACGCAAGATCCCGATATACATTCACGCAGCTTGCACGACATTGAAAATATCATACTGGCACAAGCCGCAACGGTGCTCAATCAAAAAACCTCTTGCAATGATCAAGGTGAAAATACTGATAGTAATAGCGATGAAGAGGCGACGCCTCTGTGTATTTGGCATCCTAGCTCTATATCTGATCAACGCTCAGAACCAATTCAACTTGGCTGCAGTACTGCTGCGGAAATTGTGTTGGAATTCGCATCAAAATCTCGATTGCAGAATACCATGATAAGTGAAACAAATGCTCCTGTTCAAAATCCAAAAGATGGCATGACAAAGAATTGTCCGGTTTTAAACTTATCGCCAATAACTGCTCATGCACTTAAACCAGAAAACATTGTTCCTTGTATTAACGATCCCAGTTACTTGGTGGACATTCAATTCCCTCCAACGCCATCGACGCCACCGACCAGTAGTAACAGTAGTTGCTCAACGGGTCCGCTTGGTGCATCTTCTACTTCAAACAACAGTGGATATCATAATCGCCGGAAATCGCGATTTGCGCGTCGCATTGATATACCTGCAACATTATTACCAAATATCAGCGCAACGAATAATAAGAAGGTATTTCAAGACGTGGTCGTTTCAATTGCCAATCTGCCGGTGTGTTCAAAAACTTCAGCCGCTACTCGAACAAGCATCGCCACTTCCTCCTCAACAGTAGCAACTGTATCTACATTTCAAGACCGCACGCTTTCTAATGTGTTAAAGACTCAATATAACTCCTTGACGACGGCTAATGAGAGTAAAATTACAAATGGAAATACTCCAGCTGGAATTTGTACTACTAAAGCCGGTGCTCCTAGCAATAATTGTGAAGGTATCACTGTATTTGACGTCCCTTACGATTTGAGCATTGGAAGCCGTctacaaaaaat AAACTTGGATACCAAAAGCTCATCAAATTCGCAGTCAAATGACTGTAAAGATAGTTCGAATGATAAGAAGAAACCACATATTAAAAAAcctttaaatgcatttatgcTCTACATGAAAGAGATGCGTGCCAAAGTAGTTGCCGAATGTACACTGAAAGAGTCAGCAGCTATCAATCAGATTTTAGGAAGACGG TGGCACGAACTGTCCCGCGAAGAACAAAGCAAATATTACGAAAAGGCGCGCCAAGAGCGTCAATTGCATATGGAGTTGTATCCGGGGTGGAGCGCACGAGATAACTACGGTTACGtgtcaaaaaagaaaaagcgtAAAAAAGACAGATCGACTGCGGATTCGGGAG TGGCATGCATTGGGGCGTGA